The DNA segment CCGGGCGCGCTCCCCGCGCTGCGCGCCGAGATGGAGGCGCTCGCGGCGGAGCAGGGACGCGAGGCCGTCCACCGTCGACTGGCCGCCGTGGATCCCGAGACCGCCGCGAAGCTACCGGTGCAGGACCTGGTGCGTGTCGTCAGGGCGCTGGAGATCCATGCGCAGACGGGCGTGCCCGCCTCGGAGTTCCGCAAGGCCCATGCGTTCCTTCCGGACCGATATCCCTTCCGCCTCTTCGTCCTGGAGCCAGCTCGCGAGGACCTGTACGCGCGCATCAACGCGCGCACCGAGGCCATGTTCGCCGCCGGGCTCGTGGACGAGACGCGTGCGTTGATGGCGCGGGGATACGCGGAGGCGGCCCCCATGCGCAGCGTGGGCTACGTGCAGGCGCGCGCGGTGGTGGACGGGCGCATGAGCGTCGCGGAGGCCATCCAGGACACGGCGCAGGAGACGCGCCGATACGCCAAGCGTCAGCTCACTTGGTTCCGGAAGGAGGCGGGCGCCGTCTTCGTCCCGCCTCCGTATGACGCGCTCCGCGAGCACTCACCGCAATCCCTCGGGTGAGGCCTTGGTGCCTCGTCCCCTGTGGGTGAGTCCTGCCCCGGAGGGAGGGGCGAGGAGGGGAGGGGCCGGGAAGGCGCGACGTTGTCCACGTGACGCGAGGCACCCATGTTCGCCGCTGAATCCTTTCTCGACGCGGGAGCGGAGCGACATGGATACACAGTTCAGACGTGACCCCATCGCGGGCGAAGGAGGCAGGGCTGCCTCGGCGGCCTGGGGGCCTCTCTTCGTCCTCGGCGTGCTGATGGCGATCCTGGGCCTGGTGGCGCTGGGCTCCTCGTTCATCACGAGCATGGTCTCCGTCATCCTCTTCGGCGCGTTGCTCGCGGGGACGGGCATCGCGGAGATCATCTCGTCCTTCCGGGTGCGGAAGTCCGGAGGCCCGTTCTGGCTCTACCTCCTCAACGGCGTGCTCTCCACCGTGGTCGGCATCTTCGTCCTGATGAATCCCGCGGCGGGCCTGGGCGCATTGACGCTCCTGCTCGCGGGCTACTTCTTCGCGAGTGGCCTCTTCCACGTGGTGACGTCGCTGATGGACCGCTATCCGAAGTGGGGCTGGGACTTTGCCTACGGCGCCATCTCCATCGCGCTGGGCGTCATCATCATGGCCCAGTGGCCCATCTCCGCCGTGTGGCTGGTGGGCACCCTGGTGGGAATCTCCATCCTCATGCGCGGCATCGCCCTCATGG comes from the Myxococcus fulvus genome and includes:
- the miaA gene encoding tRNA (adenosine(37)-N6)-dimethylallyltransferase MiaA; protein product: MGDGPMLTVVAGPTASGKTALGIELARRLGGEIVSADSQQVYRHFDIGTAKPSVEELAAVPHHLLSMVDPLETFSAAEYQRRADAAIADITGRGRPVIIVGGTGLYLRILLHGVVEAPGALPALRAEMEALAAEQGREAVHRRLAAVDPETAAKLPVQDLVRVVRALEIHAQTGVPASEFRKAHAFLPDRYPFRLFVLEPAREDLYARINARTEAMFAAGLVDETRALMARGYAEAAPMRSVGYVQARAVVDGRMSVAEAIQDTAQETRRYAKRQLTWFRKEAGAVFVPPPYDALREHSPQSLG
- a CDS encoding HdeD family acid-resistance protein produces the protein MDTQFRRDPIAGEGGRAASAAWGPLFVLGVLMAILGLVALGSSFITSMVSVILFGALLAGTGIAEIISSFRVRKSGGPFWLYLLNGVLSTVVGIFVLMNPAAGLGALTLLLAGYFFASGLFHVVTSLMDRYPKWGWDFAYGAISIALGVIIMAQWPISAVWLVGTLVGISILMRGIALMAGSLELRRAMRSVSVSP